One region of Deltaproteobacteria bacterium genomic DNA includes:
- a CDS encoding DMT family transporter, whose translation MKRGEQGNSVIFASRRFFGDGQPAHPLLNWKDMAENSRLRGYLFAFIATLAVSNVYIFSKAALQEVELIKFGFYWFGFGILWNLLYDIPAKRYRTIAKLNRSTYKVLLLIGSLELVGTTSFFLAIKTVENPAIVSFLANMSPVFTTVLGVAFLKERFSTVEAMGFVFTISGAFIISYQKGGDLSHMFLPGTAFVVLASFVFSISFTVAKRYIRDIDPGILTMNRIVFLFLFSTILLFSTHLPLRISWKAFWNIMVGSLLGPFLTVFSQYSALQYIEASRTVIIGSSKGLFVLLGALIYFGTLPLPHQVVGGIVTILGAILVTTGDRIRIVPVAH comes from the coding sequence ATGAAGAGGGGTGAGCAGGGAAACTCCGTGATCTTCGCTTCACGGCGATTCTTCGGTGACGGCCAGCCAGCGCATCCTCTGTTGAATTGGAAAGATATGGCAGAAAACAGCAGACTTCGCGGATATCTTTTCGCCTTTATTGCCACCCTGGCCGTGTCTAATGTCTACATCTTCAGCAAGGCTGCACTCCAGGAGGTGGAACTGATCAAGTTCGGATTCTACTGGTTCGGTTTCGGGATCCTGTGGAACCTCCTGTACGACATCCCGGCAAAGAGATACAGAACCATTGCGAAGTTGAACAGATCGACGTACAAGGTGCTGCTGCTGATAGGATCTCTGGAACTTGTCGGGACGACATCTTTCTTCCTGGCCATAAAAACGGTGGAGAATCCGGCCATAGTATCGTTTCTCGCGAACATGTCACCGGTCTTCACGACGGTCCTGGGGGTGGCTTTCCTAAAGGAACGGTTCAGCACGGTCGAAGCGATGGGATTTGTCTTTACCATATCAGGAGCGTTTATCATCAGTTATCAGAAAGGTGGAGACCTGTCCCACATGTTCCTTCCCGGTACCGCATTCGTGGTCCTTGCTTCTTTTGTTTTTTCCATCTCTTTCACCGTTGCCAAGAGATATATCAGAGATATCGATCCCGGGATTCTCACTATGAATAGGATCGTGTTTCTCTTCCTTTTCTCGACGATCCTGCTCTTCAGTACCCATCTGCCCTTGAGGATTTCCTGGAAGGCGTTCTGGAACATCATGGTGGGATCGCTGTTGGGGCCGTTCCTGACGGTCTTTTCCCAGTATTCCGCGCTCCAGTATATCGAAGCATCCCGTACAGTGATCATTGGGAGTTCCAAGGGGCTTTTCGTCTTGCTGGGAGCCCTGATCTATTTTGGTACCCTCCCGCTGCCCCATCAGGTCGTCGGCGGAATCGTGACGATTCTTGGTGCCATCCTGGTGACCACGGGGGACAGAATCAGGATAGTCCCGGTGGCCCACTGA